In Saccharothrix syringae, the following are encoded in one genomic region:
- a CDS encoding exo-rhamnogalacturonan lyase family protein encodes MAAVNRRTFLGGVAVAAYAAPPATAAPEAPEAPEAPNLPNPPREVTLHWLEGGTPATHAGTTWGVPWPRGTFTPDQRFTLTTTTGTPVPLQTWPTGYWPDGSLKWTAHAISGPTADREYRLAPGTPPAPEHPVTVEERGGRVTVRTGVVEVTLRTRGADLVDRIVRGGRAVVRRGRLVCLRQDGDGDAETTRRQRFVSAVRDVVVEQRGPVRAVVRVDGVHRDDGGRREWLPFSVRFYFFAGSDAVRMTHTFVWDGTEDDFLRGLGIRFEVPMTDPLHDRHVRFGGEDGGLLREAVRGVTGLRRDPGAEVRRAQVAGERLPDPSTWDARVSSRLELIPAWGDYSLGQLSADGFTVRKRTKPGHAWVTADGGRRAPGFGYVGGPSGGLAFGLRNFWQLHPTQLDVRGAAGDRAEVTVWLWSPDARPMDPRFYHDGLGMDTHPEQLEGLQITYEDYEPGFGTAHGVARTSELTLWALGSTPANDRLAAMAEAVRLPPLLVAPPRHLRDAGVFGDWSPVDRSTPARAAIEDRLDFLFEFHRDQVEQRRWYGFWDYGDVMHSYDADRHQWRYDVGGYAWDNSELSTDLWLWYAYLRSGRADVFRMAEAMTRHTGEVDVYHAGPWRDLGSRHNVLHWGCSAKQLRISTAANRRFHYFLTADERVGDLMRDLVDADRTFLALDPLRKVRTEPYEPDPRALAVGLGTDWGALAAAWFTEWERGGDPVARQKLLGTVEDIARLRNGFVTGEALYDLGTGRFATDRVQVSVSHLSAVFGLAEICAELVDALDVPGFERAWVQYCRLYGATREEQQAEVGGSWDLGFRQMHSRLTAYAAARTGDAALARRAWDEFFAGQDGYGPGLPWRSTRVGGADALRPVDEAVFVSTNASAQYGLAAIQNLALIGDALPPDRVDR; translated from the coding sequence ATGGCTGCCGTGAACCGACGAACCTTCCTGGGCGGCGTCGCCGTGGCCGCGTACGCCGCGCCACCCGCAACAGCAGCACCGGAAGCACCGGAAGCACCGGAAGCACCAAACCTCCCGAACCCCCCGCGCGAGGTCACCCTGCACTGGCTGGAGGGCGGCACCCCCGCCACCCACGCGGGCACCACCTGGGGCGTGCCCTGGCCGCGCGGCACCTTCACCCCCGACCAGCGGTTCACCCTCACCACGACCACCGGCACCCCGGTCCCGCTCCAGACCTGGCCCACCGGCTACTGGCCCGACGGCTCCCTGAAGTGGACCGCGCACGCCATCAGCGGCCCGACCGCCGACCGGGAGTACCGGCTGGCCCCGGGCACCCCGCCGGCCCCCGAGCACCCCGTCACCGTCGAGGAGCGGGGCGGTCGGGTCACCGTCCGCACCGGCGTGGTCGAGGTGACCCTGCGCACGCGCGGCGCCGACCTGGTCGACCGGATCGTCCGCGGCGGCCGGGCCGTGGTCCGGCGCGGCCGCCTGGTCTGCCTGCGCCAGGACGGCGACGGCGACGCCGAGACCACCCGGCGGCAGCGGTTCGTCAGCGCGGTGCGCGACGTGGTCGTCGAGCAGCGCGGTCCGGTGCGGGCGGTGGTGCGGGTCGACGGGGTGCACCGGGACGACGGCGGGCGGCGCGAGTGGCTGCCGTTCTCCGTCCGGTTCTACTTCTTCGCCGGCAGCGACGCCGTCCGGATGACCCACACCTTCGTCTGGGACGGCACCGAGGACGACTTCCTGCGCGGGCTGGGCATCCGGTTCGAGGTGCCGATGACCGACCCCCTGCACGACCGGCACGTCCGGTTCGGCGGCGAGGACGGCGGGCTGCTGCGCGAGGCGGTGCGCGGCGTCACCGGCCTGCGCCGCGACCCCGGTGCCGAGGTCCGCCGGGCCCAGGTGGCGGGCGAGCGGCTGCCCGACCCGTCGACCTGGGACGCGCGGGTCAGCAGCCGGCTGGAGCTCATCCCCGCCTGGGGCGACTACAGCCTCGGCCAGCTCAGCGCCGACGGCTTCACCGTCCGCAAGCGCACCAAGCCAGGCCACGCGTGGGTGACCGCGGACGGCGGGCGGCGGGCGCCCGGGTTCGGCTACGTCGGCGGGCCGAGCGGCGGCCTGGCCTTCGGGCTGCGGAACTTCTGGCAGCTGCACCCCACGCAGCTCGACGTGCGGGGCGCGGCAGGCGACCGCGCCGAGGTGACCGTCTGGCTGTGGTCGCCCGACGCCCGCCCGATGGACCCGCGCTTCTACCACGACGGCCTGGGCATGGACACCCACCCGGAGCAGTTGGAGGGCCTCCAGATCACCTACGAGGACTACGAGCCCGGGTTCGGCACCGCCCACGGCGTCGCGCGCACCAGCGAGCTGACCCTGTGGGCGCTCGGGTCGACGCCGGCCAACGACCGGTTGGCCGCGATGGCCGAGGCCGTGCGGTTGCCGCCGCTGCTGGTCGCACCGCCGCGACACCTGCGGGACGCGGGCGTGTTCGGCGACTGGTCGCCGGTCGACCGCTCGACGCCCGCCCGGGCCGCGATCGAGGACCGGCTGGACTTCCTGTTCGAGTTCCACCGCGACCAGGTGGAGCAGCGGCGCTGGTACGGGTTCTGGGATTACGGCGATGTGATGCACAGCTACGACGCCGACCGGCACCAGTGGCGCTACGACGTGGGCGGCTACGCGTGGGACAACTCGGAGCTGTCCACCGACCTCTGGCTCTGGTACGCCTACCTGCGCAGCGGCCGGGCCGACGTGTTCCGGATGGCCGAGGCGATGACCCGGCACACGGGCGAGGTCGACGTCTACCACGCGGGGCCGTGGCGGGACCTGGGCAGCAGGCACAACGTGCTGCACTGGGGGTGCAGCGCCAAGCAGCTGCGCATCAGCACCGCGGCGAACCGGCGGTTCCACTACTTCCTCACCGCCGACGAGCGGGTCGGCGACCTGATGCGGGACCTGGTGGACGCCGACCGGACGTTCCTCGCCCTGGACCCGCTGCGCAAGGTCCGCACCGAGCCCTACGAGCCCGATCCGCGCGCACTGGCCGTCGGCCTGGGCACCGACTGGGGCGCGCTGGCCGCGGCGTGGTTCACCGAGTGGGAGCGCGGCGGCGACCCGGTCGCGCGGCAGAAGCTGCTGGGCACGGTGGAGGACATCGCGCGGCTGCGGAACGGGTTCGTCACCGGCGAGGCGCTGTACGACCTGGGGACGGGTCGGTTCGCCACCGACCGGGTGCAGGTGAGCGTGTCGCACCTGTCCGCGGTGTTCGGCCTGGCCGAGATCTGCGCCGAGCTGGTGGACGCGCTGGACGTGCCCGGGTTCGAGCGGGCGTGGGTGCAGTACTGCCGCCTCTACGGCGCCACGCGGGAGGAGCAGCAGGCCGAGGTCGGCGGCTCGTGGGACCTCGGGTTCCGCCAGATGCACTCCCGGCTGACCGCGTACGCGGCGGCCCGCACCGGGGACGCGGCGCTGGCGCGGCGGGCGTGGGACGAGTTCTTCGCGGGCCAGGACGGGTACGGGCCGGGGCTGCCGTGGCGGTCGACGCGCGTGGGCGGGGCGGACGCGCTGCGGCCGGTGGACGAGGCGGTGTTCGTGTCGACCAACGCGTCGGCGCAGTACGGGCTGGCCGCGATCCAGAACCTGGCGCTGATCGGGGACGCGCTGCCGCCGGACCGGGTGGACCGGTGA
- a CDS encoding EamA family transporter: MTHDTRTNTQWGTGLGLAVLSASAFGLSGPLGRGLMETGWSAAAAVAARVLLAGLVLAPFAVLQLRGRTHLLRRNAGVVVGYGLVAVAGCQLAFFNAVARMEVGVALLVEYTAPVAVVGWLWLRHHQRPGRLTVLGALLAVVGLLLVLDLLSGARANVAGILWALGAMVGAAAYFVLSAREEDGLPGTALASGGLLLGGLVLLLAGAVGLVPFTASTAPAAFDGFTAPWWVPVVLLGVVTAALGYATGIAAIRRLGARLASFVALTEVLAALVFAWLLLGEAPRPVQLLGGVLTLLGVVVVRLGERRP, from the coding sequence ATGACGCATGACACACGCACGAACACGCAGTGGGGCACCGGGCTGGGGCTGGCGGTCCTCTCCGCCTCGGCGTTCGGCCTGTCCGGGCCGCTGGGCCGCGGCCTGATGGAGACCGGCTGGTCGGCCGCCGCGGCGGTGGCGGCCCGGGTGCTGCTGGCCGGGCTGGTCCTGGCGCCCTTCGCGGTCCTCCAGCTGCGCGGCCGCACCCACCTGCTGCGCCGCAACGCGGGCGTCGTCGTCGGGTACGGCCTGGTCGCGGTCGCCGGGTGCCAGCTCGCCTTCTTCAACGCGGTGGCGCGCATGGAGGTCGGCGTGGCGCTGCTCGTCGAGTACACCGCCCCGGTGGCCGTGGTGGGGTGGCTCTGGCTGCGGCACCACCAGCGCCCCGGCCGGCTCACCGTCCTCGGCGCGCTGCTGGCCGTCGTCGGCCTGCTGCTGGTGCTGGACCTGCTCTCCGGCGCGCGGGCCAACGTCGCGGGCATCCTGTGGGCCCTGGGCGCCATGGTCGGCGCGGCCGCGTACTTCGTGCTCTCGGCGCGCGAGGAGGACGGCCTGCCCGGCACCGCGCTGGCCTCCGGCGGCCTGCTGCTCGGCGGCCTGGTCCTGCTGCTGGCCGGTGCGGTCGGCCTGGTCCCGTTCACCGCGAGCACCGCCCCCGCGGCGTTCGACGGGTTCACCGCGCCCTGGTGGGTGCCGGTCGTGCTGCTCGGCGTGGTGACCGCCGCCCTCGGCTACGCCACCGGCATCGCCGCGATCCGCAGGCTGGGCGCCCGCCTGGCGTCGTTCGTGGCGCTCACCGAGGTGCTGGCCGCGCTGGTGTTCGCCTGGCTGCTGCTCGGCGAGGCGCCGCGGCCGGTGCAGCTGCTCGGCGGCGTGCTCACCCTGCTCGGCGTGGTGGTCGTCCGCCTCGGCGAGCGCCGGCCGTGA
- a CDS encoding CGNR zinc finger domain-containing protein: MLFTHDTTASLLAAVELVNTAVEPDTMTDPAQLDAFYARHRYTGSRTHDTGELDAVRALRAPLRRLLTSDRDTAVELVNETLAAYRAVPRLVRHDGLDYHIHVVHPDTPFADRIAAETAMAMIDVIRADEMSRLSVCADETCDGIVLDLSRNRSRRYCSTTCGNRLAVAAYRARKR, translated from the coding sequence GTGCTTTTCACCCATGACACGACCGCCTCCCTGCTGGCCGCGGTCGAGCTGGTGAACACGGCGGTGGAACCGGACACGATGACCGACCCGGCGCAGCTCGACGCGTTCTACGCCAGGCACCGCTACACCGGCTCGCGCACGCACGACACCGGCGAGCTGGACGCGGTCCGCGCCCTGCGGGCCCCGCTGCGCCGCCTGCTGACCAGCGACCGCGACACGGCGGTCGAGCTGGTCAACGAGACCCTGGCGGCCTACCGGGCGGTGCCCAGGCTCGTCCGGCACGACGGGCTCGACTACCACATCCACGTGGTGCACCCCGACACGCCGTTCGCCGACCGGATCGCCGCCGAGACGGCCATGGCGATGATCGACGTCATCCGGGCCGACGAGATGAGCAGGCTGTCGGTGTGCGCCGACGAGACCTGCGACGGCATCGTGCTGGACCTGTCGCGCAACCGCTCGCGCCGCTACTGCAGCACCACCTGCGGCAACCGGCTCGCGGTGGCCGCTTATCGGGCCCGGAAGCGGTAG
- a CDS encoding glycoside hydrolase family 3 C-terminal domain-containing protein → MTPHLDVPAVLEQLTREEKVGLLDGSDFWRTRAVERLGVGRVVLSDGPHGLRSQPEDADHLGLLGATPSTAYPVAAATACSWDVDLLRRIGAALGREARALGVSVVLGPGVNMKRSPLCGRNFEYFSEDPLLAGELGVAVVEGVQGQGVGTSVKHFAANNQETARMSVSAEVDERTLREVYLPAFERVVTRARPWTVMCSYNRVNGEFASQHRWLLTGVLRDEWGFDGCVVSDWGAVYDRVRALAAGLDLEMPSSGGTGRDALLAALDAGALDEAEVDRAAARVLELVAKARPAAGATYDEDAHHALAREAAAESAVLLKNDGALPLDPDGGPLAVVGEFARTPRFQGGGSSRVTATRVEDALTALRRTARREIRFAPGFTLDGSGDAGALLAEAVEAARGVVAAVFLGLPDSGESEGYDRTHLRLPGEQVAVLEAVAAVAERVVVVLSNGSVVEVEPWQRHADALLEAWLPGQAGGAAVADLLLGVVTPSGKLAETIPVALEHNPTIGNFPGEHDVVRYGEGLLIGYRWYDAHGLPVAYPFGHGLSYTRFDYRDLEVEVDGSGARVSVVVTNAGDRRGKEVVQVYVSDDEASVFRPERELRAFAKVDLAPGESTRVVLPLDSRAFAFWHTGVGRWVVEPGGFTVLVGASSRDIRCRAGVRLAGERIVPPLSADSTAEQWLAHPWAASRLRGVVAGTGMEGMLDDPEAGRMVRAIPMRRLARFPGSPLDERWLAETAEAANRS, encoded by the coding sequence ATGACCCCCCACCTCGACGTGCCGGCCGTGCTGGAGCAGTTGACGCGCGAGGAGAAGGTCGGCCTGCTCGACGGCTCCGACTTCTGGCGCACCCGGGCCGTGGAGCGCCTGGGCGTCGGGCGGGTCGTGCTCTCCGACGGGCCGCACGGCCTGCGCAGCCAACCCGAGGACGCCGACCACCTCGGCCTGCTCGGCGCGACCCCGTCGACCGCCTACCCGGTCGCCGCGGCCACCGCCTGCTCGTGGGACGTCGACCTGCTGCGGCGGATCGGCGCCGCGCTGGGGCGGGAGGCGCGGGCGCTCGGCGTGTCGGTCGTGCTCGGGCCGGGCGTGAACATGAAGCGCTCGCCGCTGTGCGGGCGGAACTTCGAGTACTTCTCCGAGGACCCGCTGCTGGCCGGTGAGCTGGGCGTGGCCGTGGTGGAGGGCGTGCAGGGCCAGGGCGTCGGCACGTCGGTCAAGCACTTCGCCGCCAACAACCAGGAGACCGCGCGCATGTCGGTGTCCGCCGAGGTGGACGAGCGGACGTTGCGCGAGGTCTACCTGCCCGCCTTCGAGCGCGTGGTGACCCGCGCGCGGCCGTGGACGGTCATGTGCTCCTACAACCGGGTCAACGGGGAGTTCGCCTCCCAGCACCGGTGGCTGCTCACCGGGGTGCTGCGCGACGAGTGGGGCTTCGACGGGTGCGTGGTCTCCGACTGGGGCGCGGTTTACGACCGGGTCAGGGCGCTGGCCGCCGGGCTGGACCTGGAGATGCCCTCGTCGGGCGGGACCGGCCGGGACGCCCTGCTGGCCGCGCTCGACGCCGGCGCGCTCGACGAGGCCGAGGTGGACCGCGCCGCGGCACGCGTGCTGGAGCTCGTCGCCAAGGCTCGACCGGCGGCGGGCGCCACCTACGACGAGGACGCGCACCACGCCCTGGCCCGGGAGGCCGCGGCCGAGTCCGCGGTGCTGCTGAAGAACGACGGCGCGCTGCCGCTCGACCCCGACGGCGGCCCGCTCGCGGTCGTCGGCGAGTTCGCCCGCACGCCGCGCTTCCAGGGCGGCGGTTCGTCCCGGGTGACCGCGACCCGGGTGGAGGACGCCCTGACCGCGCTGCGCCGGACCGCGCGGCGCGAGATCCGGTTCGCGCCCGGCTTCACCCTCGACGGTTCCGGCGACGCCGGAGCGCTGCTGGCCGAGGCGGTGGAGGCCGCGCGGGGCGTCGTGGCCGCGGTGTTCCTGGGGCTGCCGGACTCGGGGGAGTCCGAGGGCTACGACCGCACCCACCTGCGCCTGCCCGGGGAGCAGGTCGCCGTGCTGGAGGCGGTGGCGGCCGTCGCGGAGCGGGTGGTCGTGGTGCTGTCCAACGGCTCGGTGGTCGAGGTCGAGCCGTGGCAGCGGCACGCCGACGCCCTGCTGGAGGCGTGGTTGCCCGGTCAGGCCGGCGGCGCCGCCGTCGCGGACCTGCTGCTGGGGGTGGTCACCCCGTCCGGGAAGCTCGCCGAGACGATCCCGGTCGCCCTGGAGCACAACCCGACGATCGGCAACTTCCCGGGCGAGCACGACGTGGTCCGCTACGGCGAGGGCCTGCTCATCGGCTACCGCTGGTACGACGCCCACGGGCTGCCGGTCGCGTACCCGTTCGGGCACGGGCTGTCCTACACCCGGTTCGACTACCGGGACCTGGAGGTGGAGGTCGACGGGAGCGGCGCGCGGGTGTCGGTGGTGGTGACCAACGCGGGCGACCGGCGCGGCAAGGAGGTCGTGCAGGTCTACGTGTCGGACGACGAGGCGAGCGTGTTCCGGCCGGAGCGGGAGCTGAGGGCGTTCGCCAAGGTCGACCTGGCGCCGGGGGAGTCGACCAGGGTGGTCCTGCCGCTCGATTCGCGGGCCTTCGCGTTCTGGCACACCGGGGTGGGGCGCTGGGTGGTCGAGCCCGGTGGGTTCACCGTGCTGGTGGGCGCGTCGTCGCGGGACATCCGGTGCCGCGCCGGGGTGCGGTTGGCCGGTGAGCGGATCGTCCCGCCCCTGTCGGCCGACTCGACGGCCGAGCAGTGGCTGGCCCACCCGTGGGCGGCCTCGCGGCTGCGGGGAGTGGTTGCCGGGACCGGGATGGAGGGCATGCTCGACGACCCGGAGGCGGGGCGGATGGTGCGGGCCATCCCGATGCGGCGGTTGGCCCGGTTCCCGGGGTCGCCGCTGGACGAGCGGTGGTTGGCGGAGACGGCGGAGGCGGCCAACCGGAGTTGA
- a CDS encoding general stress protein, with protein MINSTASLGQRGPIGVPVPPTGWPIGSYATYAEAQRAVDHLADSEFPVQDVTIVGVQPMVVERVTARLTWGRVLAGGATSGAWFGLFVGLLLGVFSTGPLLSPLLTGLVTGVLFGLVTAAVGYASLRGRRDFASTTQLVATRYDVLCEPRTAEKGRDLLGRLAFAGPANR; from the coding sequence GTGATCAACTCAACCGCCTCACTGGGGCAGCGGGGCCCGATCGGGGTGCCGGTGCCGCCCACCGGGTGGCCGATCGGCTCGTACGCCACCTACGCCGAGGCGCAGCGCGCGGTGGACCACCTGGCCGACAGCGAGTTCCCCGTCCAGGACGTCACGATCGTCGGCGTGCAGCCCATGGTCGTCGAGCGCGTCACGGCCCGGCTGACCTGGGGCCGGGTGCTGGCCGGCGGCGCCACCTCGGGCGCCTGGTTCGGCCTGTTCGTCGGCCTGCTGCTCGGCGTGTTCAGCACCGGGCCGCTGCTGTCGCCGCTGCTGACGGGCCTGGTCACGGGTGTGCTCTTCGGCCTGGTCACGGCGGCGGTCGGGTACGCGTCGCTGCGCGGCAGGCGCGACTTCGCCTCGACCACGCAGCTCGTGGCCACCCGCTACGACGTGCTGTGCGAGCCCCGGACCGCCGAGAAGGGGCGCGACCTGCTGGGCAGGCTGGCGTTCGCGGGGCCGGCGAACCGCTGA
- a CDS encoding endo-1,4-beta-xylanase, producing MTLTVKSVSRVALVSTLVAAAAGAAVLVATPASGAASTLAAAAQQSGRYFGTAVAANKLGDSTYVGILNREFDMVTAENEMKMDATEPNQNQFSFSNGDRIVNHARNQGKRVRGHALAWHSQQPGWMQNMSGTALRNAMLNHVTQVATYYKGKIYAWDVVNEAYADGSSGGRRDSNLQRTGNDWIEAAFRAARAADPNAKLCYNDYNTDNWSHAKTQGVYRMVQDFKSRGVPIDCVGFQAHFNSGNPVPSNYHTTLQNFAALGVDVQITELDIEGSGSSQAQQYQGVVQACLAVARCTGITVWGIRDSDSWRSSGTPLLFDGSGNKKAAYTSVLNALNSASGTNPTTTSQTSPTGPTTTSSNPDPGGCTATYAEGQKWSDRFNGQVTVSGTNNWVVTVTVSSPQRIIATWNTSPTWDSSGNVMTARPNGNGNTFGFTIQHGGNWSWPSLTCRVG from the coding sequence ATGACGCTGACAGTGAAGTCGGTATCACGGGTCGCCCTGGTGTCGACCCTGGTGGCCGCCGCCGCGGGTGCCGCCGTCCTGGTGGCGACCCCCGCCAGTGGCGCCGCCTCCACGCTCGCCGCGGCGGCGCAGCAGAGCGGGCGCTACTTCGGCACGGCGGTCGCGGCGAACAAGCTGGGCGACTCGACCTACGTGGGCATCCTCAACCGTGAGTTCGACATGGTCACGGCTGAGAACGAGATGAAGATGGACGCCACGGAGCCGAACCAGAACCAGTTCTCGTTCAGCAACGGTGACCGGATCGTCAACCACGCCCGCAACCAGGGCAAGCGGGTGCGCGGGCACGCGTTGGCGTGGCACTCGCAGCAGCCGGGCTGGATGCAGAACATGTCCGGCACGGCGTTGCGCAACGCGATGCTCAACCACGTCACCCAGGTCGCCACCTACTACAAGGGCAAGATCTACGCCTGGGACGTGGTCAACGAGGCGTACGCCGACGGCAGCTCCGGCGGTCGGCGTGACTCGAACCTCCAGCGCACGGGCAACGACTGGATCGAGGCGGCGTTCCGGGCGGCGCGGGCGGCCGACCCGAACGCGAAGCTGTGCTACAACGACTACAACACCGACAACTGGTCGCACGCCAAGACCCAGGGTGTGTACCGGATGGTGCAGGACTTCAAGTCGCGTGGCGTGCCGATCGACTGTGTCGGGTTCCAGGCGCACTTCAACAGCGGCAACCCGGTGCCGTCGAACTACCACACCACGCTGCAGAACTTCGCCGCGCTGGGTGTGGACGTGCAGATCACCGAGCTGGACATCGAGGGTTCGGGTTCGAGCCAGGCCCAGCAGTACCAGGGCGTGGTCCAGGCGTGCCTGGCGGTCGCGCGCTGCACCGGTATCACCGTGTGGGGCATCCGCGACAGCGACTCGTGGCGTTCCTCGGGCACCCCGCTGCTGTTCGACGGCTCGGGCAACAAGAAGGCCGCCTACACCTCGGTCCTCAACGCCCTGAACAGCGCCTCGGGCACCAACCCGACCACCACCAGCCAGACCAGCCCGACCGGTCCGACCACCACCTCGTCCAACCCCGACCCCGGCGGCTGCACCGCGACCTACGCCGAGGGCCAGAAGTGGAGCGACCGCTTCAACGGCCAGGTCACCGTCTCCGGCACCAACAACTGGGTCGTCACGGTCACCGTCAGCTCTCCGCAGCGGATCATCGCCACCTGGAACACCAGCCCGACCTGGGACTCCAGCGGCAACGTGATGACCGCACGCCCCAACGGCAACGGCAACACCTTCGGCTTCACCATCCAGCACGGGGGCAACTGGAGCTGGCCCAGCCTGACCTGCCGGGTCGGCTGA
- a CDS encoding glycoside hydrolase family 43 protein, producing MTSSTPDTPLFDNPVIPGFHPDPSACRVGEDYYLVCSSFEYFPGVPIFHSRDLVHWRQIGNVLDRPSQLPLPADAMASDGIYAPTIRHHDGRFWMITTNVSSGGNFVVSAERPEGPWSDPVWLDLPGIDPDLVWDEDGNCWSAFAGASGPSFHGVQVARVDPAAGKVLEGPFPAWAGTGLQWPEAPHLYRVGDWWYLLIAEGGTERGHTVAIARARSPRGPWEGAPHNPILTHRGTNRPIQSTGHADLVTTPDGQWWMVLLATRPRGYSPNFHVLGRETFLTPVRWEDGWPHVDPVNLRERAPSGWHPVEADPARDDFDAPDLAPAWISPRSRPDGSWSLTERPGWLALHATGSTLDRPGATLVGRRQRYPESRTAVLLDPGSGRAGLSVRLDEAHHYDLEVADGQVSVIARIGPLRQTTATRPVPPGPVTLAITTHWTRQLPQAEDEPTGLHVAAPDYLVFHVGDEPLAELDGRYLSTEVATGFTGRVIGLYATAGTAWFDWFEHTPLNIPGNS from the coding sequence ATGACGTCATCGACCCCCGACACGCCGTTGTTCGACAACCCCGTCATCCCCGGGTTCCACCCCGACCCCAGCGCGTGCCGGGTCGGCGAGGACTACTACCTGGTGTGCTCCAGCTTCGAGTACTTCCCGGGCGTGCCGATCTTCCACAGCCGGGACCTGGTGCACTGGCGGCAGATCGGCAACGTCCTGGACCGGCCCTCGCAGCTGCCCCTGCCCGCCGACGCGATGGCGTCCGACGGCATCTACGCGCCCACGATCCGGCACCACGACGGCCGGTTCTGGATGATCACCACGAACGTGTCCAGCGGCGGCAACTTCGTGGTCAGCGCCGAGCGCCCCGAGGGCCCCTGGTCGGACCCGGTGTGGCTGGACCTGCCCGGCATCGACCCCGACCTGGTGTGGGACGAGGACGGCAACTGCTGGTCCGCGTTCGCGGGCGCCAGCGGGCCCAGCTTCCACGGCGTGCAGGTCGCCCGCGTCGACCCGGCGGCCGGGAAGGTGCTGGAGGGGCCGTTCCCCGCCTGGGCCGGTACCGGGTTGCAGTGGCCGGAGGCGCCGCACCTGTACCGCGTCGGGGACTGGTGGTACCTGCTGATCGCCGAGGGCGGCACCGAGCGCGGCCACACCGTGGCCATCGCGCGGGCCCGCTCGCCGCGCGGCCCGTGGGAGGGCGCGCCGCACAACCCGATCCTGACCCACCGCGGCACCAACCGCCCGATCCAGAGCACCGGCCACGCCGACCTGGTCACCACCCCGGACGGCCAGTGGTGGATGGTCCTGCTCGCCACCCGCCCGCGCGGCTACAGCCCCAACTTCCACGTGCTGGGCCGCGAGACCTTCCTGACCCCCGTGCGCTGGGAGGACGGCTGGCCGCACGTCGACCCCGTCAACCTGCGGGAACGGGCGCCGAGCGGCTGGCACCCGGTCGAGGCGGACCCGGCGCGCGACGACTTCGACGCACCCGACCTCGCACCCGCCTGGATCTCGCCGCGGTCGCGCCCGGACGGCTCGTGGTCGCTGACCGAGCGCCCGGGGTGGCTGGCCCTGCACGCCACCGGGTCCACCCTGGACCGGCCGGGCGCCACCCTCGTCGGCCGGCGCCAGCGGTACCCGGAGAGCCGCACCGCCGTCCTGCTGGACCCCGGCTCCGGCCGCGCCGGCCTGTCGGTGCGCCTCGACGAGGCCCACCACTACGACCTGGAGGTCGCGGACGGGCAGGTCAGCGTCATCGCCCGCATCGGGCCGCTGCGCCAGACCACGGCCACGCGCCCGGTGCCGCCGGGCCCGGTGACCCTCGCGATCACCACCCACTGGACCCGGCAGCTCCCGCAGGCCGAGGACGAGCCGACGGGGCTGCACGTCGCCGCGCCCGACTACCTCGTCTTCCACGTCGGCGACGAGCCGCTGGCCGAGCTGGACGGCAGGTACCTGTCCACGGAGGTCGCCACCGGCTTCACCGGTCGGGTGATCGGCCTGTACGCCACCGCCGGCACCGCGTGGTTCGACTGGTTCGAGCACACCCCGCTAAACATTCCGGGGAATTCTTGA
- a CDS encoding carbohydrate ABC transporter permease, producing MTAPATRGRRPGRVRWWTYLLLTAATVACLFPLYWMFIVATTDTATATRMPPEVVPGGNFFHLLGLVLETVPFIQALLNSLVVATAIGVGQAVLCALAGFAFAKLSFPGRNALFLVVVLTMTVPTQLSVIPQYMIMSTLGWVDTLQALVVPGLASAFGIFWMRQHITATISDELVQAATIDGANTWQVFWRIAFPIVRPAAFVLGLFGFVTAWNDFLWPFIVLKSPERYTAQIAIKALQNSYDVDLGLAMSGSFLATIPLVVLFVLVGRRMVAGILDGAFKG from the coding sequence ATGACGGCACCCGCGACGCGCGGCCGGCGTCCCGGCCGGGTCCGCTGGTGGACCTACCTGCTGCTGACCGCCGCGACGGTGGCCTGCCTGTTCCCGCTGTACTGGATGTTCATCGTGGCCACCACGGACACGGCGACGGCGACCCGGATGCCGCCCGAGGTGGTGCCGGGTGGGAACTTCTTCCACCTGCTGGGCCTGGTGCTGGAGACGGTGCCGTTCATCCAGGCGCTGCTCAACAGCCTGGTCGTGGCCACGGCCATCGGCGTGGGCCAGGCGGTGCTGTGCGCGCTGGCCGGGTTCGCCTTCGCCAAGCTGAGCTTCCCCGGCCGCAACGCCCTGTTCCTGGTCGTCGTGCTGACCATGACCGTGCCCACCCAGCTCTCGGTCATCCCGCAGTACATGATCATGTCGACGCTGGGCTGGGTCGACACCCTCCAGGCCCTGGTGGTGCCCGGCCTGGCCAGCGCGTTCGGCATCTTCTGGATGCGGCAGCACATCACGGCCACGATCAGCGACGAGCTGGTGCAGGCCGCCACGATCGACGGCGCGAACACGTGGCAGGTGTTCTGGCGCATCGCGTTCCCGATCGTGCGGCCGGCCGCGTTCGTGCTGGGCCTGTTCGGGTTCGTGACCGCGTGGAACGACTTCCTGTGGCCGTTCATCGTGCTCAAGTCCCCGGAGCGCTACACCGCCCAGATCGCCATCAAGGCGCTCCAGAACAGCTACGACGTCGACCTGGGCCTGGCCATGTCCGGCTCGTTCCTGGCCACGATCCCGCTGGTCGTCCTGTTCGTCCTCGTCGGCCGCCGCATGGTCGCCGGGATCCTCGACGGCGCCTTCAAGGGCTGA